A stretch of Onychomys torridus chromosome 2, mOncTor1.1, whole genome shotgun sequence DNA encodes these proteins:
- the Necap2 gene encoding adaptin ear-binding coat-associated protein 2, producing MEESEYESVLCVKPEVHVYRIPPRATNRGYRASEWQLDQPSWSGRLRITAKGKMAYIKLEDRTSGELFAQAPVDQFPGTAVESVTDSSRYFVVRIEDGNGRHAFIGIGFGDRGDAFDFNVALQDHFKWVKQQCEFAKQAQNPDEGPRLDLGFKEGQTIKINIANMRKKEGAAGTSRTRPASTGGLSLLPPPPGGKTSTLIPPSGEQLSVRGSPVQPAVVSGSGGATEPWPQSKPAAAATADIWGDFTKSTGPPSSQSQPGTGWVQF from the exons ATGGAGGAGAGCGAGTACGAGTCGGTTCTCTGTGTCAAGCCAGAGGTCCATGTCTACCGCATCCCGCCGCGGGCGACCAACCGTGGCTACAG GGCCTCAGAATGGCAGCTGGACCAGCCATCATGGAGTGGCCGGCTGCGGATCACTGCAAAAGGGAAGATGGCCTACATCAAGCTGGAGGACAGGACCTCAG GGGAGCTCTTTGCACAGGCCCCAGTGGACCAGTTTCCCGGCACGGCTGTGGAGAGCGTAACTGACTCCAGCAGGTACTTCGTTGTCCGAATTGAAGATGGGAACG ggcgaCATGCTTTTATTGGGATTGGCTTTGGGGACCGAGGGGACGCCTTTGACTTCAACGTGGCATTACAAGACCATTTCAA GTGGGTGAAACAGCAGTGTGAGTTTGCAAAACAAGCCCAGAACCCAGACGAAGGCCCCCGATTGGACCTGGGCTTCAAGGAGGGACAGACCATCAAGATCAACATCGCA aacatgagaaagaaggaaggagcagCTGGGACGTCAAGAACCAGGCCTGCCAGCACAGGAGGCCTGAGCCTGCTTCCTCCCCCTCCAGGGGGCAAGACCTCCACCCTCATCCCTCCCTCTGGGGAGCAGTTGTCTGTCAGGGGCTCTCCAGTCCAGCCAGCAGTTGTTTCTGGTTCAG GAGGTGCAACAGAACCCTGGCCACAGTCTAAACCTGCTGCCGCTGCCACTGCTGACATCTGGGGCGACTTCACCAAATCCACAGG GCCGCCGTCCAGCCAGTCTCAGCCAGGCACCGGCTGGGTCCAGTTTTGA